A region from the Thermanaeromonas toyohensis ToBE genome encodes:
- the pyk gene encoding pyruvate kinase: MTSPCRYRRTKIVCTLGPASEKVEVLTQMIRAGMNVARFNFSHGTWAEHGARMRAVKQAAAQVGARVALLLDTKGPEIRLSKVRPGVVLKDGQEVILTTENIEGDEKRLPVTFPDLPRDVQPGQLILLDDGLVELEVLATGTKEIKCIVKHGGEISSHKGVNIPGAVLNLPALTEKDIADIEFGLSQGVDFIALSFVRTAKDVLEVKRLLKEHKAQVGVIAKIESSIGVENIDEILEVADGIMVARGDLGVEIPVEEVPLVQKMIIKKCNQAGKPVITATQMLESMVRNPRPTRAEVTDVANAILDGTDAIMLSAETAIGRYPVEAVATMARIARRAEESLPYEEILKRKGLADERTATDAISHASCTIALELGAKAIITPTASGATARRVAKYRPPAPILATSPNEKVLNQLCLVWGVEPLLVERTEGTDEMVSAAVNAAIRSGQVREGDLVVITAGVPANVPGTTNLLKVHIVGEAWE; the protein is encoded by the coding sequence ATGACCTCGCCTTGTAGATACCGCCGTACCAAAATAGTATGCACTTTGGGACCGGCCAGCGAGAAGGTAGAGGTTTTAACTCAAATGATCAGGGCCGGGATGAATGTAGCTCGTTTTAACTTTTCCCACGGGACTTGGGCTGAGCACGGAGCCCGGATGAGAGCTGTAAAACAGGCTGCCGCTCAGGTAGGAGCCAGGGTGGCCCTGCTCCTAGATACTAAAGGCCCTGAGATCCGCTTAAGTAAGGTCAGACCCGGTGTAGTCTTAAAGGATGGTCAAGAAGTTATCCTTACTACTGAAAATATAGAAGGGGATGAGAAGCGCCTCCCCGTAACCTTCCCTGATTTACCCAGGGATGTACAACCGGGCCAGTTGATCCTCCTCGACGATGGGCTCGTAGAGCTAGAAGTTTTGGCTACAGGCACCAAGGAGATTAAGTGTATAGTCAAGCACGGAGGAGAGATTTCCAGCCATAAAGGGGTTAATATACCAGGAGCAGTATTAAATCTTCCTGCCTTGACGGAGAAGGACATAGCCGATATAGAATTTGGCCTTAGCCAGGGGGTAGATTTCATTGCCCTTTCCTTCGTTCGTACTGCCAAAGACGTCCTAGAAGTAAAGCGCCTCCTTAAGGAGCATAAAGCTCAGGTTGGCGTTATAGCCAAGATTGAAAGCAGCATTGGCGTGGAAAATATAGATGAAATCCTGGAGGTAGCTGACGGGATTATGGTGGCCAGGGGTGACTTGGGGGTAGAAATCCCGGTGGAAGAGGTCCCCCTGGTCCAGAAGATGATTATAAAGAAGTGCAACCAGGCCGGAAAACCGGTCATCACCGCTACGCAGATGTTAGAATCTATGGTACGTAACCCCCGCCCGACCAGGGCTGAAGTTACAGATGTAGCCAACGCTATCCTAGACGGCACAGACGCTATTATGCTTTCCGCGGAAACAGCCATAGGCCGCTATCCAGTGGAAGCGGTGGCTACCATGGCGCGTATAGCCCGCCGTGCTGAGGAGAGTTTACCTTATGAAGAAATTTTAAAGCGAAAAGGGCTGGCGGACGAGCGGACAGCCACCGATGCCATAAGTCATGCCAGTTGTACCATTGCCCTGGAGCTAGGAGCTAAGGCCATCATAACCCCCACTGCTTCTGGAGCCACTGCCCGCCGTGTGGCTAAGTATCGACCCCCGGCCCCCATTTTAGCTACTAGTCCCAATGAAAAGGTTTTAAACCAACTGTGTTTGGTTTGGGGAGTGGAACCCCTACTAGTAGAGAGGACCGAAGGAACAGATGAAATGGTAAGCGCGGCGGTCAACGCGGCTATACGTTCCGGCCAGGTACGGGAAGGGGACCTAGTGGTTATTACTGCTGGGGTACCTGCTAACGTACCAGGGACTACCAACTTACTTAAGGTACATATTGTGGGTGAGGCGTGGGAGTAA
- the pfkA gene encoding 6-phosphofructokinase produces MKTIGVLTSGGDAPGMNAAIRAVVRKAQKLGAEVIGVARGYAGLIQGDFRRLTSSTVADTIHRGGTILLTARSEEFLTEAGRARALENARREGMEGLIVIGGDGSFRGALHLHKKGFPVIGVPATIDNDIPGTDYAIGFDTALNTAVEAINKIRDTATSHERIFIIEVMGRGSGQLALAAGLAGGAESILIPERPIDYDEIVNRLEKGRKRGKLHSIIVVAEGVGSALEVSKEIARRTALESRVTILGHIQRGGNPTAFDRILASRLGARAVELLVSGISGKMVGIRENRIVDVDLEEVLAGKKDIDQEVYELANDLAL; encoded by the coding sequence GTGAAAACTATTGGAGTACTAACTAGCGGGGGAGATGCCCCTGGAATGAATGCGGCTATACGGGCCGTGGTACGCAAGGCTCAAAAGCTAGGTGCAGAGGTGATAGGTGTTGCCCGAGGCTATGCTGGATTGATCCAGGGTGACTTTCGGAGGTTAACTTCATCTACAGTAGCAGATACCATCCACCGCGGAGGCACTATACTTCTTACGGCCCGCTCGGAGGAGTTCCTCACCGAGGCGGGCCGTGCCCGGGCTTTGGAGAATGCCCGGCGGGAAGGGATGGAAGGTCTTATAGTTATAGGTGGGGATGGATCTTTCCGGGGGGCTCTCCACCTGCACAAGAAGGGGTTCCCAGTTATCGGGGTACCCGCTACTATTGATAACGACATTCCTGGCACTGACTACGCTATAGGCTTTGATACGGCCCTCAATACAGCTGTGGAAGCTATCAATAAAATCCGAGATACCGCTACCTCTCATGAGCGGATTTTTATTATAGAAGTTATGGGCCGTGGATCTGGCCAGCTGGCCCTAGCTGCTGGGTTGGCAGGCGGAGCAGAATCTATACTTATACCCGAGCGGCCTATCGATTATGATGAAATTGTAAACCGGTTGGAAAAGGGGCGAAAACGCGGAAAACTGCATAGCATCATTGTGGTAGCCGAAGGTGTGGGTAGCGCTTTAGAAGTAAGTAAAGAGATAGCGCGGAGGACTGCCCTGGAAAGCCGGGTTACCATCTTAGGGCATATACAGCGGGGCGGGAATCCTACCGCCTTTGATCGTATTTTAGCTAGCCGTTTAGGAGCGAGGGCTGTGGAACTTTTGGTGTCAGGCATAAGCGGGAAAATGGTAGGCATCCGGGAAAACCGCATTGTGGATGTAGATCTGGAAGAGGTGCTTGCGGGCAAAAAAGATATTGACCAGGAGGTTTATGAATTAGCCAATGACCTCGCCTTGTAG
- a CDS encoding glutamate decarboxylase, whose amino-acid sequence MWTVIYIASSEKTATRLKEILTREGLLVKLRPVGTSQGENLGGYEILVPESEAEEAHEILSSALSRK is encoded by the coding sequence ATGTGGACAGTTATTTATATTGCTTCTAGCGAGAAGACAGCTACACGCTTAAAAGAGATTTTAACTCGGGAAGGCCTTTTGGTCAAGCTTAGGCCAGTGGGTACTTCCCAAGGAGAAAATTTAGGGGGTTATGAGATTTTAGTTCCTGAATCCGAAGCAGAAGAAGCCCATGAAATTTTAAGTTCAGCTTTGTCGCGGAAGTAA
- the mtrB gene encoding trp RNA-binding attenuation protein MtrB has product MENSSVVSGDYIVVKALENGVTISGLTRGKDTKFHHSEKLDKGEIMVAQFTEHTAAMKIRGRAVVLTKFGSLEAGE; this is encoded by the coding sequence ATGGAAAATTCTTCGGTAGTAAGCGGGGACTATATTGTAGTAAAAGCCCTGGAAAATGGAGTAACCATTAGCGGTCTTACCCGCGGGAAGGATACCAAATTTCACCATTCAGAAAAGCTAGATAAAGGTGAGATAATGGTAGCCCAGTTTACCGAACATACCGCGGCTATGAAGATCCGCGGTAGAGCAGTTGTGCTCACTAAGTTCGGTAGCCTGGAAGCGGGGGAGTGA
- a CDS encoding DNA polymerase III subunit alpha: protein MNPAMGYRPFVHLHVHSEYSLLDGAGRLEELVEAAVSLGMPALALTDHGVMYGVVDFYKAAKSRGLKPILGCEVYVAPRSRFDKEPHRDDFQYHLVLLAENETGYRNLVALVSAAYLEGFYYKPRVDKELLARHREGLIALSSCLAGEIPTLLLNGQEEKAYKTAAWYREVFGRSGFFLELQDQGLPGQSRVNAKLVDLARGLGISLVATNDAHYVRRDQARIQDVLLCIQTGKTLQEEQRLRFLTPEFYLKSREEMEEIFGEIPEALDNTLEIAERCSFDFEFGRLHLPEYRVPLGETPSSYLRRLCYAGLERRYSPPSKEARDRLEHELNIIERMGYQGYFLIVWDLVNFARQQGIPVGPGRGSAAGSLVAYCLGITNIDPLRYNLLFERFLNPERVNMPDIDIDFCFERRDEVIEYVRQKYGEDHVAQIITFGTMAARAAVRDVGRVLGWPVAEVDRIAKLVPTELGITLERALETSPELRGLYQSSSRVRELLDTARAVEGLPRHASIHAAGLVITPEPLIHYIPLQKTGDAITTQFPMQTVEELGLLKMDLLGLRTLTVIGHTVETLRQHGKDVEIENLPLDDQATYDLLSSGESTGIFQLESSGMRSLLRSLKPERMEDIIALVALYRPGPLGSGMVEDFIQRKHGFVPVTYPHPDLEPILKETYGVILYQEQVMQIAHLMAGYTLGQADELRRAMGKKKPEEMARHRDRFIEGAVQRGYDPNLAAQIFDLMEYFAGYGFNKSHSAAYALVAYQTAYLKAHHPVEFMAALLSSVSQHLEKVAPYLEECRRLGIKVLPPDINESGVDFSVGDGHIRFGLAAVKNVGRAAVEAILAAREAGGPFTSLADFCRRVDLQVVNRRVLESLIRCGAFDSLGRGRRPLLQALDACLEAASRTQSDRKRGQVSLLDMVGASLEDPPLPQVPEFSQEEILAMEKELLGFYLSGHPLEPYITSLRKRTTHTLAELEELADGTPVVVGGVLVGLRKVITRRGEPMAYLLLEDFGGQVEVLVFPRVYERCRDWLFKDQIFLVEGRIDREEEEVKVLADHVEKVAKDELPRLYLKVEEENGVLEVQRVLAAYPGPHPVYFYFPRTRRCLLANRKYWVTLAPPLLKKLVDILGQDRVKVIPEK, encoded by the coding sequence ATGAACCCAGCTATGGGGTACAGGCCTTTTGTTCATCTACATGTCCATAGCGAATATAGCCTCCTGGATGGGGCTGGGCGCCTGGAAGAGTTAGTAGAGGCTGCGGTTAGCTTAGGTATGCCCGCTTTGGCTTTAACAGATCACGGAGTAATGTATGGGGTAGTAGATTTCTATAAGGCGGCCAAATCCCGGGGTCTTAAGCCCATCTTGGGGTGTGAGGTTTATGTGGCCCCCCGTAGCCGCTTTGACAAGGAACCCCACCGGGACGATTTCCAGTATCATTTAGTTTTACTGGCGGAGAACGAAACGGGATACCGGAATTTGGTGGCTTTAGTCTCTGCTGCTTATCTTGAAGGTTTTTATTATAAGCCACGGGTAGATAAGGAACTTTTGGCCCGGCACCGGGAAGGGCTTATAGCTTTAAGCAGTTGCCTGGCTGGAGAGATACCTACTCTCCTTCTTAACGGGCAGGAAGAGAAGGCGTATAAGACGGCTGCCTGGTACCGGGAGGTCTTTGGCCGGAGTGGCTTCTTTCTAGAGCTCCAGGATCAAGGGCTCCCGGGACAATCTAGGGTAAATGCTAAATTGGTAGATCTAGCCCGCGGGTTAGGGATAAGCCTTGTGGCTACCAACGATGCCCATTATGTTCGCCGAGACCAGGCACGCATTCAAGATGTTTTACTGTGCATACAGACTGGTAAAACTTTACAGGAAGAGCAACGGTTACGTTTTCTTACTCCTGAGTTTTATCTTAAGAGCCGGGAGGAAATGGAAGAGATCTTTGGCGAAATTCCGGAAGCCCTAGATAATACTTTGGAGATCGCTGAACGATGTTCCTTTGATTTTGAATTTGGCCGTCTACACTTACCAGAATATCGCGTACCATTAGGTGAAACTCCTTCTTCCTACCTCCGCCGTCTTTGTTATGCGGGGTTGGAAAGACGGTATTCGCCTCCCTCTAAGGAAGCTCGAGACCGCTTAGAACATGAACTTAATATTATTGAAAGAATGGGTTATCAAGGATACTTTTTGATAGTGTGGGATCTGGTGAACTTTGCGCGGCAGCAGGGGATCCCCGTAGGTCCCGGACGGGGGTCAGCGGCCGGAAGTTTAGTGGCTTATTGCCTGGGTATAACCAATATCGATCCGTTACGTTATAATCTCCTTTTTGAACGTTTCCTTAATCCTGAGCGAGTAAACATGCCAGATATTGATATAGATTTTTGTTTTGAACGCCGTGATGAGGTTATCGAGTACGTCCGGCAAAAGTACGGCGAGGACCATGTAGCCCAAATTATAACCTTTGGTACTATGGCTGCGCGGGCAGCCGTCCGCGATGTGGGGCGGGTCTTAGGCTGGCCTGTGGCCGAAGTGGATAGGATAGCTAAGTTAGTTCCCACCGAATTGGGCATTACCTTGGAGCGGGCCTTAGAAACATCCCCTGAGCTACGAGGGCTTTACCAGAGCAGTAGCCGGGTGCGGGAGCTTCTGGACACCGCCCGAGCCGTGGAAGGATTACCGCGCCATGCTTCTATTCATGCGGCCGGCCTTGTTATAACCCCTGAGCCGCTCATCCATTATATTCCTTTGCAAAAAACTGGTGATGCTATAACTACCCAGTTCCCGATGCAAACGGTGGAGGAATTAGGGCTTTTAAAGATGGACCTTTTGGGCTTGCGTACTTTGACAGTTATTGGCCATACTGTTGAAACTCTCCGCCAGCATGGGAAAGATGTGGAGATAGAGAACCTGCCCTTAGATGACCAGGCTACTTACGATTTATTATCTAGCGGGGAAAGTACGGGTATATTTCAGTTAGAAAGCTCCGGGATGCGCTCTTTGTTACGGAGCCTAAAGCCTGAACGTATGGAAGATATTATTGCGCTGGTCGCCCTTTACCGACCTGGCCCTTTGGGTAGCGGTATGGTAGAGGATTTTATCCAGAGGAAACATGGCTTCGTACCTGTTACTTATCCCCATCCCGATCTGGAGCCGATCTTAAAGGAAACTTATGGTGTCATCCTTTACCAAGAACAAGTGATGCAAATAGCCCACCTTATGGCTGGCTATACTTTAGGCCAGGCTGATGAACTGCGGAGGGCTATGGGAAAGAAAAAGCCCGAGGAGATGGCGCGCCATCGTGACCGGTTTATAGAAGGGGCTGTACAAAGGGGATATGACCCTAATCTTGCCGCCCAGATTTTTGATCTTATGGAGTATTTTGCTGGGTATGGTTTTAATAAATCCCATAGCGCCGCCTATGCTCTAGTAGCCTACCAGACAGCCTATCTTAAGGCTCATCACCCGGTAGAATTTATGGCTGCGCTTTTAAGCAGCGTAAGCCAGCATTTGGAGAAAGTAGCACCTTATTTAGAAGAATGTCGGCGGCTAGGCATTAAGGTGCTTCCGCCGGACATAAACGAGTCCGGCGTTGACTTTAGTGTAGGAGATGGTCATATCCGGTTTGGATTAGCCGCTGTAAAAAATGTAGGGCGAGCTGCAGTAGAGGCCATCCTTGCTGCCCGGGAAGCTGGTGGCCCTTTTACCTCCCTGGCCGATTTTTGCCGGCGGGTAGATTTACAGGTAGTAAACCGGCGGGTTTTGGAAAGCCTTATACGGTGCGGGGCCTTTGATTCTTTAGGCAGAGGGCGAAGACCACTCCTTCAGGCTTTGGATGCTTGCCTAGAGGCGGCTAGCCGTACCCAGAGTGACCGGAAGAGGGGACAGGTATCTTTGCTAGATATGGTAGGAGCATCTCTAGAAGATCCTCCCTTACCCCAGGTACCAGAATTTTCCCAGGAAGAAATCTTGGCCATGGAGAAAGAGCTCCTGGGGTTTTATTTAAGCGGCCATCCCTTGGAACCCTATATCACCAGCTTGCGCAAGCGTACTACCCATACTTTGGCTGAACTTGAGGAGCTGGCTGACGGGACTCCTGTAGTAGTGGGAGGCGTCTTGGTTGGTTTGCGTAAAGTGATCACCCGCCGAGGAGAGCCTATGGCTTATTTATTGCTTGAAGACTTTGGAGGGCAGGTAGAAGTCCTTGTGTTTCCCCGGGTGTATGAGCGCTGCCGGGACTGGCTGTTTAAGGATCAGATTTTCTTAGTGGAGGGGCGCATCGACCGGGAGGAGGAAGAAGTAAAGGTATTGGCTGACCATGTAGAGAAGGTAGCTAAAGATGAACTACCGCGTTTATACTTGAAGGTGGAGGAAGAAAACGGGGTCCTAGAGGTACAAAGGGTTCTGGCAGCTTATCCTGGACCTCACCCTGTATACTTTTATTTCCCCCGGACTAGGCGCTGTCTTTTAGCTAACCGCAAATATTGGGTTACTTTGGCCCCTCCTCTGCTAAAAAAGCTAGTTGATATTTTAGGGCAGGATAGGGTAAAAGTAATACCGGAAAAATAG
- a CDS encoding ferritin-like domain-containing protein — translation MSDLINQVQLGVTKGTILEEAVEANFRGETTEVGLYLAMARQAQREGYPEIAEVLEKIAWEEAWHAAHFAELNGKISASTKENLEKMLDGEKHANRGKRESAVKAKENNIDQAHDFFDESSRDEARHAQALEGLLNRYFGK, via the coding sequence ATGTCCGACCTAATCAACCAAGTACAACTCGGTGTAACTAAAGGTACTATACTGGAGGAAGCAGTAGAGGCTAACTTCCGGGGTGAAACTACAGAAGTGGGTCTTTACCTAGCTATGGCCCGCCAGGCCCAGCGGGAAGGCTATCCGGAAATCGCTGAGGTCCTGGAAAAAATAGCCTGGGAAGAAGCCTGGCATGCAGCCCACTTTGCTGAATTGAACGGTAAAATTTCAGCTTCCACCAAGGAAAACCTCGAAAAAATGCTAGACGGCGAAAAGCACGCCAACAGGGGTAAAAGAGAGTCGGCAGTAAAAGCTAAAGAAAACAACATAGATCAAGCCCATGATTTCTTTGATGAATCTTCTCGAGATGAAGCCCGCCATGCTCAAGCACTAGAAGGTCTTCTCAACAGGTATTTCGGCAAGTAG
- a CDS encoding alpha/beta fold hydrolase: MPKLEINGVGIYYELDGTGEETIVFLNGIMMSTASWADFVEVYTRNGYRMLRVDFRDQGQSDKCLEKYNINQHVEDIRGLFDHLGLARVHMMGISYGGQVALLFALKYGARLKSLILANTTARLTNYLKAIGQAWDEAARTGEGEKFFKLAMPYIYSDRFYETHYDWLKEREKFFSQLLTKDWFDAYLRLSSSHGDYNILDQLGEIEVPTLVIGADKDIVTPLEEVKKIHEAIKNSLFIVLPEAGHASCYEKKDEFNAAILGFLALQKSKQNVVVP; this comes from the coding sequence ATGCCTAAACTGGAGATAAACGGTGTGGGTATTTACTATGAACTCGATGGTACTGGAGAGGAAACGATAGTATTTCTCAACGGGATAATGATGAGTACCGCCAGCTGGGCTGATTTTGTTGAGGTATATACCCGAAATGGATATAGAATGCTAAGAGTAGACTTCAGGGACCAAGGCCAATCGGACAAGTGCTTAGAGAAATATAATATTAACCAGCATGTAGAAGATATAAGAGGGCTCTTTGATCACTTGGGACTAGCCCGCGTGCATATGATGGGCATCTCCTACGGGGGACAGGTTGCTCTGCTCTTTGCCCTAAAATATGGGGCTAGACTAAAGAGCCTTATTCTGGCTAATACCACGGCCAGATTAACTAATTATTTAAAAGCTATTGGCCAGGCCTGGGACGAAGCTGCTCGTACAGGCGAGGGGGAAAAATTCTTTAAGCTAGCTATGCCCTATATATACTCGGACAGGTTCTATGAAACCCATTACGATTGGCTAAAAGAAAGGGAGAAGTTTTTTAGCCAGTTGCTGACTAAAGACTGGTTTGACGCTTACTTAAGATTATCTTCCAGCCATGGAGATTATAATATACTAGATCAGTTGGGGGAAATTGAAGTGCCTACCCTGGTGATAGGTGCGGACAAAGATATAGTTACTCCTTTGGAAGAAGTAAAGAAGATCCATGAAGCCATAAAGAACTCGCTTTTTATTGTCCTCCCGGAGGCTGGCCACGCCTCTTGTTATGAAAAGAAGGACGAATTTAATGCTGCCATACTAGGATTCTTAGCCTTACAAAAGAGTAAACAGAACGTTGTAGTTCCTTGA
- a CDS encoding HD domain-containing protein — translation MKNTAILARWLISRRKEILVVEVMSYLQNVRSYCPVLFNHSVAVANFSLKLSHLNGVNDHIRQNIVKAALLHDIGKITLDKAIIHKKVLFRTRSGSR, via the coding sequence GTGAAAAATACTGCTATTCTTGCCCGCTGGCTTATCTCAAGAAGAAAAGAAATACTGGTGGTTGAGGTAATGAGTTACCTGCAAAATGTTAGAAGCTATTGCCCGGTCCTATTCAATCACTCTGTGGCAGTAGCCAATTTTTCTTTAAAACTGTCCCATTTGAACGGAGTTAACGATCATATAAGGCAAAACATTGTTAAAGCCGCACTGCTCCACGATATTGGGAAAATAACTCTAGATAAAGCAATTATACATAAAAAGGTTCTCTTTCGGACGAGGAGTGGCAGCAGATAA
- a CDS encoding esterase/lipase family protein, whose product MTGPKKRRIALVLAFAMLLQLVGGIILPLPEAKAASPQLIATISDPYPWERVELWGDTTSQMVNGQEKMIKISLPKNDRVRSWFPSDIYIHDGYSSTYNDYNFGSYGHLKSNRYFLLGYGPNWQNATKPYPVLLVHGANDNMNRAWAHPWDEQTPSSISNPGLMQYLAERGYAVFAISFPHTHGNNLVQGELLADAIEVIKQRTGKSKVDVVAHSKGNMAAIAYMSSLNNEWSDTSWMTDYRGDVRKYIAVAAPFKGLDTMFRYYTANLNVIDNTLNCPVAFWEAYIYYAYRYYTRWDMTHTYSGNYFEGQTQLLHNWVDDPEYPVGFNSESWTLGDGNDTMYKLYYGGQSLYVTSEGINQAINNPYGNMGTSNFVAKLNSKGLDPGISLYVLYGYNQTLDYWLWYPIGEKAAPSDGLLFVASATYTDGVTRRGAPLKAKTGMDYNHLDIARVTAAKQWIEQKLAE is encoded by the coding sequence ATGACAGGCCCTAAGAAGCGTCGGATAGCCCTGGTGCTGGCGTTTGCCATGCTTCTCCAATTGGTAGGGGGTATTATTCTTCCCTTACCCGAAGCCAAGGCGGCGTCTCCCCAGTTGATCGCCACTATTAGCGATCCTTATCCCTGGGAGCGGGTGGAGTTATGGGGCGACACCACCAGCCAGATGGTAAACGGGCAGGAGAAGATGATCAAGATCAGCCTACCCAAGAACGACAGAGTGCGATCGTGGTTTCCTTCGGACATCTATATACACGATGGTTACAGTTCTACTTATAACGATTACAATTTTGGCAGCTACGGCCATCTTAAGAGCAATCGTTACTTTTTGCTGGGGTACGGGCCCAACTGGCAGAATGCCACCAAGCCTTATCCGGTGCTCCTAGTCCATGGTGCCAATGACAACATGAACCGCGCCTGGGCGCATCCTTGGGACGAACAGACCCCAAGCAGTATCAGTAACCCCGGATTAATGCAGTACTTGGCTGAGCGTGGTTATGCGGTCTTCGCTATTTCTTTTCCCCACACCCATGGAAATAACCTCGTCCAGGGCGAACTCCTGGCCGATGCTATCGAGGTGATAAAGCAAAGGACGGGAAAGAGCAAAGTTGATGTGGTAGCCCACAGTAAGGGGAATATGGCGGCCATTGCCTATATGAGTTCTTTGAACAATGAATGGTCGGATACTTCATGGATGACCGATTACCGAGGCGATGTACGGAAATACATTGCCGTAGCAGCTCCCTTCAAGGGCTTGGATACCATGTTCAGGTATTATACCGCCAATCTAAATGTTATTGACAACACCCTGAATTGCCCGGTAGCTTTCTGGGAGGCCTACATCTATTATGCGTACCGTTATTATACGCGATGGGATATGACCCATACTTACAGCGGAAACTATTTCGAAGGACAAACTCAACTACTGCACAACTGGGTAGACGATCCTGAATACCCCGTTGGCTTTAATTCTGAGAGCTGGACACTAGGTGACGGTAACGATACTATGTATAAGCTTTACTATGGCGGCCAGAGTCTTTACGTTACTTCAGAGGGAATTAATCAGGCTATTAATAATCCTTATGGCAACATGGGTACCAGCAACTTTGTAGCAAAGCTAAATAGTAAAGGATTAGACCCAGGTATAAGCCTCTATGTATTGTATGGCTATAATCAAACCTTGGATTACTGGCTCTGGTATCCTATAGGGGAGAAGGCGGCTCCCAGTGATGGACTGCTCTTCGTAGCCAGCGCTACGTACACTGATGGGGTGACGAGGCGGGGGGCGCCGCTGAAGGCTAAGACTGGGATGGACTACAACCACTTGGATATTGCTCGCGTAACGGCCGCCAAGCAATGGATCGAGCAGAAGCTTGCTGAATAG